In Bacteroidales bacterium, the following proteins share a genomic window:
- a CDS encoding SufE family protein — translation MKTYEEASSEIINEFQMLDEWLDKYNHIIELGKTLPLIDEKYKTENYLISGCQSQVWLYADYKDGMVFFTADSDAIITKGIVNILIRVLSGRSCDEIINADMEFINKIGLREHLSPTRSNGLNSMIKQMKLYALVYKTKFESNK, via the coding sequence ATGAAAACATACGAAGAAGCATCGTCTGAAATAATTAATGAATTTCAGATGCTGGACGAATGGCTTGATAAATACAATCATATTATTGAATTGGGGAAAACGCTGCCGCTTATTGATGAAAAATACAAGACGGAGAATTATCTTATCTCCGGCTGTCAGTCGCAGGTATGGCTTTATGCTGATTATAAAGACGGCATGGTATTTTTCACTGCTGATAGCGATGCTATCATTACCAAGGGAATAGTGAACATCCTTATCCGTGTGCTTTCGGGCAGAAGTTGTGACGAAATAATAAATGCAGACATGGAATTTATTAACAAAATAGGTTTGCGCGAGCACCTTTCGCCCACCCGTTCCAACGGCCTTAACTCTATGATAAAACAGATGAAATTGTATGCGTTGGTTTATAAAACTAAATTCGAATCTAATAAATAA
- a CDS encoding DUF1573 domain-containing protein, with the protein MKKLVFIFLVLSLAAVNVFSQQKKGPIVTFDYLVYDYGTIYQGADGKCEFTFKNTGDEPLILSNVRSSCGCTVPKWPKEPILPGQSSSIQVSYDTKRIGTISKQIYVVSNATEPNLTLSIKGNILQKPNEILPEKKINEGFTPTPNN; encoded by the coding sequence ATGAAAAAACTTGTATTTATTTTTTTGGTTTTAAGCCTCGCAGCAGTGAATGTATTTTCGCAGCAGAAGAAAGGCCCTATTGTTACGTTTGATTATCTTGTATATGATTATGGTACTATTTATCAGGGGGCAGATGGCAAATGTGAGTTTACCTTTAAAAACACCGGCGATGAGCCTTTGATTTTGTCAAATGTACGTTCATCCTGCGGTTGCACCGTGCCCAAGTGGCCCAAAGAACCTATTTTACCGGGACAAAGCTCAAGCATACAGGTCTCTTATGACACAAAAAGAATAGGAACTATCAGCAAGCAGATTTATGTTGTATCCAATGCAACCGAACCGAATTTAACTTTGTCTATAAAAGGCAATATTTTGCAAAAACCTAATGAAATTTTACCTGAAAAAAAGATAAATGAAGGATTTACACCAACACCTAATAATTAA
- a CDS encoding iron-sulfur cluster assembly protein gives MNKAELEDIIIEKLKTVFDPEIPVNVYDLGFIYEIDINDAFSVNIKMTLTSPNCPVAESLPVDVRNAVQSVRGVTGVYVDVVFEPEWNQDMMTPAAKLELGLL, from the coding sequence ATGAATAAAGCTGAACTTGAAGATATCATCATCGAAAAACTAAAAACTGTTTTCGATCCCGAAATTCCCGTGAATGTTTATGACCTTGGGTTTATTTATGAGATTGACATTAACGATGCTTTTTCCGTAAACATTAAAATGACACTGACCTCTCCCAACTGTCCTGTGGCCGAGTCCCTGCCCGTGGATGTGCGCAATGCGGTGCAGTCTGTAAGGGGTGTTACCGGTGTTTATGTGGATGTGGTTTTCGAACCCGAATGGAACCAGGACATGATGACACCCGCTGCCAAACTGGAACTGGGGTTGCTGTAA
- a CDS encoding four helix bundle protein produces the protein MNKKYDLEDRLVDYTCSMTDIIELLPNSRAGNYIAGQLIRSCHSPALNYGEAQAAESRADFIHKLSIILKELKECRTCLKIMQKKEMISPLSKLMNIFTETEELIAIIAKSIATAQKNSEHKTK, from the coding sequence ATGAACAAAAAGTATGATTTGGAAGACCGGCTTGTTGACTATACTTGTAGTATGACTGATATTATTGAATTATTACCCAACTCAAGGGCAGGCAATTATATTGCCGGACAACTTATCCGTTCTTGTCATTCACCGGCCTTAAACTACGGAGAAGCTCAGGCAGCGGAGTCTCGTGCTGATTTTATTCATAAACTTAGCATTATTCTTAAAGAATTAAAAGAGTGTCGTACATGTTTAAAAATAATGCAAAAAAAAGAAATGATATCTCCATTGAGCAAACTTATGAATATTTTTACTGAAACAGAAGAGCTGATAGCTATCATAGCCAAAAGCATTGCTACTGCTCAGAAAAACAGTGAGCATAAAACCAAATAA
- a CDS encoding cysteine desulfurase — MGEKADINYIRKQFPLLKKEIFGKPLIYFDNAATTQKPQRVIDALTDYYTNFNSNIHRGVHYLSQQATSAFEESRKAIQQFIHAKHTHEIIFTRGTTESINLVAASFSKKFLNAGDAVLITAMEHHSNIVPWQMACDEKQAKLHVLPIDEKGCLITDQLENLLDNNCKIVAVTHVSNTLGTINDIQHIIKTAHSRNIPVLIDGAQAISHLPVDVQELDCDFYCFSGHKMFAPMGVGVLYGKEKILEELPPYQGGGEMIKHVSFKKTTFNELPFKFEAGTPSVADVIGLKEAINFILDVGYENISAHENELLTHATQKFSGLEDMRFFGTAGHKTSVLSFLLSNIHPYDAGVILDKMGIAVRTGHHCTQPLMDFFGIPGTVRASFAVYNTKEEIDIMAEALLKIKVMFE, encoded by the coding sequence ATGGGCGAAAAAGCGGACATCAATTATATCAGAAAACAGTTTCCCCTCCTGAAAAAAGAAATTTTCGGCAAACCATTGATATATTTTGATAATGCAGCCACCACGCAAAAACCCCAGCGTGTCATTGATGCCCTTACAGATTACTACACAAACTTTAACAGTAACATTCACAGGGGCGTGCATTACCTGAGCCAACAGGCAACTTCTGCTTTTGAAGAAAGTCGCAAAGCCATTCAGCAGTTCATCCATGCCAAACACACCCATGAAATTATTTTTACGCGAGGAACTACAGAATCTATAAATCTTGTCGCTGCTTCTTTTTCAAAAAAATTTCTGAATGCGGGTGATGCTGTTCTGATAACGGCAATGGAGCATCATTCAAATATTGTTCCCTGGCAAATGGCATGTGATGAAAAACAAGCAAAACTCCATGTATTGCCCATAGATGAAAAGGGATGCCTGATAACTGACCAGTTGGAAAACCTGCTGGATAACAACTGCAAAATTGTGGCGGTAACACATGTTTCCAATACTTTAGGAACAATAAATGACATTCAGCATATTATCAAAACTGCTCATTCCCGCAACATTCCTGTTCTGATTGACGGTGCACAGGCCATTTCGCACCTTCCGGTGGATGTACAGGAACTGGATTGCGATTTTTATTGTTTCTCCGGGCACAAAATGTTTGCGCCCATGGGTGTAGGAGTGCTATATGGAAAAGAAAAAATTCTTGAAGAGCTTCCACCATACCAGGGCGGTGGTGAGATGATTAAACATGTGAGTTTTAAAAAAACAACTTTTAACGAACTACCTTTCAAATTTGAAGCAGGGACACCCAGTGTTGCTGATGTCATCGGATTAAAGGAAGCCATAAATTTTATTCTTGATGTGGGTTATGAAAACATCTCTGCACATGAAAACGAATTGTTAACCCATGCAACTCAAAAGTTTAGCGGATTAGAAGACATGCGTTTTTTCGGTACGGCAGGGCATAAAACATCAGTATTGTCTTTTTTGCTGAGCAATATTCATCCTTACGATGCCGGTGTCATACTTGATAAGATGGGAATTGCTGTCCGTACTGGCCACCACTGTACCCAGCCGCTTATGGATTTTTTCGGTATTCCCGGAACGGTGCGTGCATCCTTTGCTGTTTATAATACGAAGGAAGAAATTGATATCATGGCAGAAGCACTGCTGAAGATTAAAGTAATGTTTGAATAG
- a CDS encoding M4 family metallopeptidase, with the protein MKKLFFISLSVFFCFSSVFSQVYTGKIADTYVKGSEKVWFSKNNNNPAYIKLKSSCQPEFSDLSNWFRKTFNTVDGLNFIIKKTETDKLGFTHYRCIQTYNETEIFGTDFIVHVRDGKINSLNGKVISDIHISNNTSFSENEAINFALSFTNADEYMWQSPEDENRLKEIKGNTGASYYPTPTKIILYDEATKTHRYAYQIDVFAKKPLSRKNVYVDAQNGSILKTLNKLHETDVPGTAVTKYSGTQTITTDSMAPDSYRLHETGRGNGIRTYNMQEQTNYSSAVDFTDSDNYWDNVNAQIDEAATDAHWGAEMTYDYYMQHHSRNSIDGDGFALISYIHYDNEYANAFWDGEKMTYGDGENNNPFTTLDICGHEVSHGLTEFTAGLIYEKESGALNESFSDIFGTSIEFFGKPAQANWTCGEDMGYIIRNLSNPNEKDDPDTYDGDFWVDQNCSPSSQNDYCGVHTNSGVLNFWFYLVSMGGSDTNDIGNAYNVSGIGIDDAAAVAFRLLTVYLNSTSDYADARFYAIVSATELFGGCSPEVETVTNAMYAVGIGAPYTSDVVVEFSANNNESCTAPLQVQFHNFSTNATDFIWYFGDGDTSHQANPYHTYTALGDYDVKLIASSTGCGIDSLTQTAFVSIASTNSNYAVMPASGTVQTLTCCTGSLFDSGGETGEYANNTDGSITISPFGAATVRLYFSSFSFENGYDYLYVYDGPSTASPLIGQYDGSNLPEGGTIISTYGSITLRQTTDQGLVESGFALSWQCDMPTAAPTSNFNTSETSTCSGVVHFQDFSYNGPISWHWDFGDGDTSNLQNPVHAYQSEGLYTVSLTTQNAFGSNTYTRTDYIEVSNLPDAPIAISDTGCLSETVHLSASGQGQLEWYDMPVEGTLLHTGPDFITPVLNTSATYYIEDKLVPASQYVGKLNNSGSGDYFGNPTNIHYLIFNAAVPLTIASVKVYAEYDGNRTILLRDSNATVLQSATIYIPDNESRITLNFDVPAQNKLQLVGDGSPDLFRNNQNAAAYPYTIANMVTITESSASLPPYNVSGNYYYFYDWEVHEKACSSPRVPVKATVVDCTGFEEPAENFSIKVYPNPSEENVFVEFNISSGEDYTLAIYNIIGKTVFNKTGACITGKNLLQINCNDFESGIYLLQFRSKSQSYTQKLIIQ; encoded by the coding sequence ATGAAAAAATTATTTTTTATCTCATTATCAGTATTTTTTTGTTTTTCATCAGTGTTTTCGCAGGTTTATACAGGAAAAATTGCTGACACCTATGTAAAAGGAAGCGAGAAAGTATGGTTTTCAAAAAACAATAATAATCCTGCATACATTAAACTTAAAAGCTCCTGCCAACCAGAATTTTCGGATTTAAGCAATTGGTTTCGCAAAACTTTCAACACAGTTGACGGGCTTAACTTCATCATCAAGAAAACAGAGACTGACAAACTGGGCTTTACTCATTACAGGTGCATTCAAACATATAATGAAACTGAAATTTTCGGTACTGATTTTATAGTTCATGTCCGTGATGGAAAAATCAATTCGCTCAATGGGAAGGTCATCAGTGATATTCACATTTCCAACAATACTTCATTTTCAGAAAATGAAGCCATAAACTTTGCATTATCATTTACCAATGCTGACGAATATATGTGGCAAAGCCCGGAAGATGAAAACAGGCTGAAAGAAATAAAAGGCAACACCGGAGCAAGTTATTACCCTACTCCGACAAAAATTATTCTTTACGATGAAGCGACTAAAACCCATCGTTATGCATACCAAATTGATGTATTTGCCAAAAAGCCACTATCACGTAAAAATGTATATGTGGATGCCCAAAACGGCAGCATACTGAAAACACTTAACAAACTTCATGAAACAGATGTCCCCGGCACAGCAGTTACAAAATACAGCGGCACACAAACCATCACCACCGATTCAATGGCTCCAGACTCTTACCGCCTACATGAAACAGGAAGAGGCAACGGAATCAGGACTTACAATATGCAGGAACAAACCAATTATTCTTCAGCTGTGGATTTTACCGATTCCGATAATTATTGGGATAACGTAAATGCCCAGATTGACGAAGCCGCCACAGACGCACACTGGGGTGCCGAAATGACTTACGATTACTACATGCAGCATCATAGCCGCAACAGCATTGATGGAGATGGATTTGCCCTGATTAGTTATATACATTATGATAACGAATATGCCAATGCTTTCTGGGACGGAGAAAAAATGACTTACGGAGATGGAGAAAACAATAACCCTTTTACCACATTGGACATATGCGGACACGAAGTTTCACATGGATTGACTGAATTTACTGCCGGACTAATTTATGAAAAAGAATCAGGAGCACTAAACGAAAGCTTCAGCGATATTTTCGGCACCTCCATTGAATTTTTCGGCAAACCGGCACAAGCTAACTGGACATGCGGAGAAGATATGGGTTACATTATTCGTAATTTGTCGAACCCGAACGAAAAAGATGACCCCGATACTTATGACGGGGATTTCTGGGTGGACCAAAACTGCAGCCCCAGCAGCCAGAACGATTATTGCGGGGTGCATACCAACAGCGGGGTACTGAACTTTTGGTTTTACCTTGTTTCCATGGGAGGCTCGGACACCAATGATATTGGCAATGCATACAATGTTTCGGGAATAGGTATTGATGATGCCGCCGCTGTAGCTTTCCGCTTACTGACAGTTTATCTTAACAGCACTTCCGACTACGCCGATGCCCGCTTTTACGCTATTGTTTCTGCCACAGAGCTTTTCGGAGGATGCAGCCCCGAAGTGGAAACCGTTACCAATGCTATGTATGCAGTAGGAATCGGCGCCCCTTACACTTCAGATGTAGTCGTTGAATTCTCAGCCAACAACAATGAATCCTGCACAGCACCTCTGCAGGTGCAGTTTCATAACTTTTCTACCAATGCTACGGATTTCATCTGGTATTTCGGCGACGGCGACACCAGCCATCAGGCAAACCCTTATCATACCTACACAGCCCTTGGCGACTACGATGTAAAACTTATTGCTTCCAGCACAGGGTGCGGAATTGATTCGCTAACACAAACAGCTTTTGTAAGCATTGCAAGCACGAATTCTAATTATGCTGTTATGCCTGCCAGCGGCACAGTACAGACACTTACCTGCTGCACCGGCAGTTTATTCGACAGCGGCGGGGAAACAGGGGAATATGCCAACAATACCGACGGCAGCATCACCATATCCCCCTTCGGTGCAGCAACTGTCAGGCTCTATTTCAGTTCTTTTAGCTTCGAAAACGGATATGATTACTTATATGTTTACGATGGCCCGTCAACAGCTTCGCCACTTATCGGCCAATATGACGGCAGCAACCTCCCTGAAGGCGGGACTATTATATCTACATACGGCTCCATCACTTTAAGGCAGACAACTGACCAGGGGCTTGTTGAGTCAGGCTTCGCACTCAGCTGGCAATGCGACATGCCTACCGCAGCACCGACAAGCAATTTTAATACCTCTGAAACTTCTACTTGTTCAGGCGTGGTTCATTTTCAAGATTTTTCATATAACGGCCCCATATCCTGGCATTGGGATTTCGGCGATGGTGACACTTCCAACCTGCAGAATCCAGTTCATGCTTACCAGTCGGAAGGCTTGTACACTGTGAGCCTTACAACTCAGAATGCTTTCGGGTCGAATACATATACACGCACCGACTATATCGAGGTCAGCAACCTTCCTGATGCCCCCATTGCAATCAGCGACACAGGGTGCCTCTCCGAAACAGTGCATTTATCGGCCAGTGGACAGGGACAACTTGAATGGTACGATATGCCCGTGGAAGGAACACTGCTGCATACCGGCCCGGATTTTATCACCCCGGTACTTAACACCTCCGCAACGTACTATATTGAAGACAAACTGGTGCCTGCATCGCAATATGTTGGGAAACTCAATAATTCAGGCAGCGGAGATTATTTCGGCAACCCCACCAATATTCATTACCTGATATTTAATGCGGCTGTGCCACTTACCATTGCTTCTGTTAAAGTTTATGCCGAATATGACGGCAACCGCACCATACTCCTCAGGGATTCAAATGCAACGGTGCTTCAATCCGCTACCATTTATATACCTGATAATGAAAGTCGCATCACCCTGAATTTCGATGTGCCTGCCCAAAACAAACTTCAACTTGTCGGCGACGGCTCCCCTGACCTATTCCGCAACAACCAGAACGCTGCTGCTTATCCTTACACTATCGCCAACATGGTTACCATCACCGAATCCAGCGCCTCGCTGCCGCCCTACAATGTTTCGGGAAACTATTATTATTTCTACGATTGGGAAGTGCACGAAAAAGCATGCTCCAGCCCCAGAGTGCCTGTAAAAGCTACTGTTGTTGATTGCACCGGGTTTGAAGAACCTGCAGAAAATTTCAGCATAAAAGTGTATCCCAACCCTTCCGAAGAAAATGTATTTGTAGAGTTCAATATATCATCTGGTGAAGACTATACTCTTGCAATCTATAATATTATCGGCAAAACTGTATTTAATAAAACAGGCGCTTGCATTACCGGAAAAAACCTATTGCAAATAAATTGCAATGACTTTGAAAGTGGTATTTATCTGCTGCAATTCAGAAGCAAATCTCAGTCGTACACGCAAAAGCTTATTATACAGTAG